The window GACGAGGTGGACGCACGGTAGGCCGCCAGCCGCCCTCCATGGTCTGATGAAAGATAAACAGCACCCACAGGTGGCTAAAGGCTTCCAGTCCGCGCACGGCATCGGCCTGATTATAGGGAGCAAGCAAGTGAAGTTCGCCGCCACCGCTTTTTACCAGCCCTGGCTGGCGTGGCACGGCAAACTTCTCTTTATAGGGCGAGCGGATAACGCCTATCTGCTCGAACTGGAATGCACTCATTTTGCCGAGACGTTAAGGGCAGAACCCACGCAAACGGCCTGACGGTAGCAGCCTGGCGTGCCGCTGGTCACTTCGCAGCTGTGCAGCAGAACCGCATTGGCCTTCATTTTGGAAGCATTGACCTGCATGCGTTTACGCGCAGTCGGGATATTTGGAGGAGAGTCCTGATTGGTAGCCTGGCAGGAGTCGCCGGAGACTTCACCCAGATCGCGGAACGGTTTACCCACTAAGGCTTCTGCGCTGGTGTAGATTTTGACGGGCGCAGGGCGTGGCGCTTTTGGCTTTTCAGGTTCCACTTTAGGCGGGGTTGCTGTGCTTTTAACAGGTTCAACAGGAGATCTGCTTAGCATAGAACAGCCGCTCAGCATCAGTGCTAAAAGACAGATCGGTAAAGCACGCATAATATTTCCTCTATGAATAATCAAATCGTCAGATATTGAATCAGTTGCCTGCATAAATGACAAGACGGGCTTTCGCCCGTCATGAATGATATTACACAGAGGTCAGATTACCAGCCTTTAACTGCTCCGCCGTTAAAGACTTTGTTCGCTTCCTGGTAAACTTCGTCAGACTGGTAAGCCTGAACGAATTTCTTCACGTTCTCTGCGTCTTTATTATCTTCGCGGGTCACGATCAGGTTAACGTACGGGGAGTCTTTATCTTCAACGAAGATGCCGTCTTTCGCTGGGGTCAGGTTGATCTGGCTGGCGTAAGTGGTGTTGATAACCGCCAGGGCGATCTGCGCATCATCCAGAGAGCGTGGCAGCTGCGGTGCTTCCAGCTCAACAATTTTCAGGTTTTTTGGGTTCTCGGTAACGTCCAGAACGGTCGGCAGCAGGCCAACGCCGTCTTTCAGTTTGATCAGGCCCACTTTCTGCAACAGCAGCAGGGAACGGCCGAGGTTAGTTGGATCGTTCGGTACTGCTACCTGAGAACCGTCCTGCAGCTCCTCTAACGATTTGATCTTTTTAGAGTAGCCCGCGATTGGGTATACGAAGGTATTGCCTGCCGCAACCAGCTTGTAGCCGCGATCCTTGATCTGCTGATCCAGGTACGGTTTGTGCTGGAAGGCGTTAGCATCGATATCGCCTTTGCTCAGCGCTTCGTTCGGCAGAACGTAATCGTTGAAGGTCACCAGCTCGACGTCGAGGCCATATTTCTCTTTCGCCACTTTGGCTGCCGTCTCGGCAACCTGCTGTTCCGCACCGACGATAACGCCCACTTTGATGTGGTTTGGATCTTTTTCATCCTGACCGCAGCCTACCAGTGCCAGAGAGCCGATCAGCGCGCCTACCGCAGCAAAGGTCTTCAATTTAAACGCCATGTTCTTATCCTTAACTCGTCGAGTTTGTGTTGTGTAACGTTATTTGTGCGTAACAGCCCGGACGATGCGATCGCCAGAGAATTGAATGAGGTAAACCAGCACAACCAGCAGAACCAGTACGGTATTCATGACGGTGGCATTGTAGCCAATGTAGCCGTACTGATAACCGATCTGACCCAGACCGCCGGCACCGACAGCACCACCCATCGCAGAGTAACCCACCAGGGTAATCAGCGTGATGGTCGCGGCATTGACCAGACCTGGCAGGGCTTCTGGCAGTAAGATTTTGCGCACGATCTGCATCGGCGTCGCACCCATGGCGCGTGATGCTTCAATCAGACCCGATGGGATCTCTAACAGCGCGTTCTCAACCATACGGGCAATAAAGGGCGCAGCCCCTACGGTAAGCGGAACAATCGCCGCCTGCAGGCCGATGGAGGTTCCAACAATAACGCGGGTGAATGGAATCATCCATACCAACAGAATAATGAAGGGAATGGAACGGAAGATGTTCACCAGCGCAGAGAGCGTGCGATACAGCTTCGCATTCTCAATAATTTGTCCCGGGCGGGTGACATACAGCAGCACGCCCACCGGCAGGCCAATGACAAACCCGAAAAAGCCGGATACGAAGGTCATCGCCAGCGTTTCCCATACGCCGCGCGCCAGCAACCACATCATTGCCTCAGACATAACCCAGTACCTCTACTTTTACATGATGCTCTTGCAGCCAGGCGATAGCCGCCTGGGTATCCTGTTGCGTGCCGTGCATTTCGGTCAGCATGATGCCGAACTTCACGCCACCGGCGTAATCCATCTGCGCGCTAATAATGTTGTTGTTAACGTTGAAACGACGGGCGGTTTCAGACAGTAGCGGGGCATCCACTGACTTGCCGGTAAACTCCATCCGCAGCATTGGAACGCTGTTGGCTTCTGGTTGCACTTTTAAACGTGCCAGATAGTCTTCCGGAATGTCCAGATGCAGGGTGGCCTGAATAAACTGCTGCGCCAGTGGTGTTTTCGGATGTGAGAACACTTCACTTACGGTGTCTTGTTCAATCAATTCACCCTGACTGATCACCGCCACGCAGTCGCAGATGCGTTTAACCACGTCCATCTCATGCGTAATAAGGAGGATGGTCAGTCCCAGTCGACGGTTGATGTCTTTTAACAGTTCCAGAATGGAGCGGGTGGTTGCAGGATCCAGGGCGCTGGTGGCTTCGTCACAGAGCAGCACTTTTGGGTTGCTGGCCAGCGCTCGCGCAATGGCCACGCGCTGTTTTTGGCCGCCGGATAAATTTGCCGGATAGATATCATGCTTATCGCTCAGGCCGACCAGCTCCAGCAGCTCGGTAACGCGACGTTTGATTTCCTCTTTAGGCGTGTTGTCCAGCTCCAGCGGCAGGGCGACGTTGCCAAACACGGTACGCGAGGAGAGCAGGTTGAAGTGCTGGAAGATCATGCCAATCTGGCGGCGAGCTTTGGTTAAATCCGATTCAGAAA of the Leclercia sp. AS011 genome contains:
- the rcsF gene encoding Rcs stress response system protein RcsF; protein product: MRALPICLLALMLSGCSMLSRSPVEPVKSTATPPKVEPEKPKAPRPAPVKIYTSAEALVGKPFRDLGEVSGDSCQATNQDSPPNIPTARKRMQVNASKMKANAVLLHSCEVTSGTPGCYRQAVCVGSALNVSAK
- the metQ gene encoding methionine ABC transporter substrate-binding lipoprotein MetQ, which codes for MAFKLKTFAAVGALIGSLALVGCGQDEKDPNHIKVGVIVGAEQQVAETAAKVAKEKYGLDVELVTFNDYVLPNEALSKGDIDANAFQHKPYLDQQIKDRGYKLVAAGNTFVYPIAGYSKKIKSLEELQDGSQVAVPNDPTNLGRSLLLLQKVGLIKLKDGVGLLPTVLDVTENPKNLKIVELEAPQLPRSLDDAQIALAVINTTYASQINLTPAKDGIFVEDKDSPYVNLIVTREDNKDAENVKKFVQAYQSDEVYQEANKVFNGGAVKGW
- a CDS encoding methionine ABC transporter permease MetI gives rise to the protein MSEAMMWLLARGVWETLAMTFVSGFFGFVIGLPVGVLLYVTRPGQIIENAKLYRTLSALVNIFRSIPFIILLVWMIPFTRVIVGTSIGLQAAIVPLTVGAAPFIARMVENALLEIPSGLIEASRAMGATPMQIVRKILLPEALPGLVNAATITLITLVGYSAMGGAVGAGGLGQIGYQYGYIGYNATVMNTVLVLLVVLVYLIQFSGDRIVRAVTHK
- the metN gene encoding methionine ABC transporter ATP-binding protein MetN, yielding MIKLSNITKVFQQGNRTIQALNNVSLHVPAGQIYGVIGASGAGKSTLIRCVNLLERPTEGQVQVDGQELTTLSESDLTKARRQIGMIFQHFNLLSSRTVFGNVALPLELDNTPKEEIKRRVTELLELVGLSDKHDIYPANLSGGQKQRVAIARALASNPKVLLCDEATSALDPATTRSILELLKDINRRLGLTILLITHEMDVVKRICDCVAVISQGELIEQDTVSEVFSHPKTPLAQQFIQATLHLDIPEDYLARLKVQPEANSVPMLRMEFTGKSVDAPLLSETARRFNVNNNIISAQMDYAGGVKFGIMLTEMHGTQQDTQAAIAWLQEHHVKVEVLGYV